The Hypnocyclicus thermotrophus genome includes a window with the following:
- a CDS encoding ligand-binding sensor domain-containing diguanylate cyclase, translated as MKKIFFIFLLIYNIIFSYGNIQDFEKLNFKSGLISNNVNSITSDSNSIIWFATDNGLSSYDGYNFKNFQVNIFEKNSIPINDITSIVNYNEFMIMLHKKTLVFYNIVKNIFFSIPLSPKQREEFNSKKILIKNNNIYVATNKGLKILLDFTKNNFVFSKFNDLSINDFIFYNDETLLLATNKGLYNFNTSNYSLKKIKNFSNIENIYSIKNNIVFYTNNKLYYTDINGNIKNKIYLEDTFNKIYIDSNNVTWLAGNKKLYYVKNNHLYFFSNKIIKDIYETQNNILWFSVKNEGIYYKNISNDNFDINQNYQNVNKVYLKQNNLFIATNNGLFINDEEIIFDKIIDFKVTHNKIIAYNKNKIYFIDPNTFLVTQTEILNEEIFSLEIYKNTLFLSTENNLYQINLITNEFKPLDKYFPIDSIFTGKRVYLNLNISNHSLFMIVKNVGFVEYDILKNKFKIHNKLKVGNKTYFIKDITSYNIKNNCIYFTSLSAGLLKLNLSDDKLFLISKKIIGEKINDILFLNNNIWLINNTNLLKYSLFNDELFTFTSEDGLLNTRYNHLFYYKNTLFLSGENGYIKFNPINIIIKNNKSKIIFRELNLLNSNQTIDITYTKDITITKANNNFEICFALLEYKQNKNYNYMIKLEGYDKSWKSLGNYNKVKYTNLPAGKYKLNITYIDNNGILSKNSSFINLTIKYPFYYNKYFILFIILLTIFIIIYFINYFIKIRELKIENKLSNLSLLLSTSLDLDTVIHDFLKKLCETFKMNESTLMLNLDDKCTKFVYKYSIDKLYNTLSDEKVILDIFDKNLSLEKLTNGDKIFYKSYIEYKGLHIDFFIPDKFRGALIVPYKNKNGQKILKKLEKILKQAIISINNATLYRNISKFANYDTLTNIYNRRYFIDILSHILEQTKRYSHKLAIVLIDIDYFKKINDTYGHDIGDKVLVEFSKEIQNNIRKSDIFARYGGEEFILALPETNFKEAFNLAERLKNKIEQLKIEVNSTTKISFTASFGLAMYVNEEKLDDIIKKADVALYKAKNSGRNNVKSYNEICNLF; from the coding sequence ATGAAAAAAATATTTTTTATTTTTTTATTAATATATAATATAATTTTTAGTTATGGAAATATTCAAGATTTTGAAAAACTTAATTTTAAATCTGGTTTAATTTCTAATAATGTAAATTCTATAACTAGTGATTCAAATTCTATTATTTGGTTTGCAACTGATAATGGTTTATCTAGCTATGATGGCTATAACTTTAAAAATTTTCAAGTGAATATTTTCGAAAAAAATTCAATTCCTATTAATGATATCACTAGTATTGTAAATTATAATGAATTTATGATTATGCTCCATAAAAAAACTCTTGTATTTTACAATATAGTTAAAAATATTTTTTTTTCTATCCCTCTTAGTCCTAAACAAAGAGAAGAATTTAATTCAAAAAAAATACTAATAAAAAATAATAATATTTATGTTGCAACTAATAAGGGGTTAAAAATATTACTTGATTTTACAAAAAATAATTTTGTTTTTTCAAAATTTAATGATTTATCTATTAATGATTTTATTTTTTATAATGATGAAACTTTATTATTAGCTACCAATAAAGGATTATATAATTTTAATACTTCTAACTATTCATTAAAGAAAATTAAAAATTTTAGTAATATTGAAAATATTTATTCTATAAAAAATAATATTGTTTTTTATACTAATAATAAGCTATATTATACTGACATTAATGGTAATATAAAAAATAAAATATACTTAGAAGATACTTTTAATAAAATATATATTGATTCTAATAATGTTACTTGGCTTGCTGGTAATAAAAAACTCTATTATGTAAAAAATAATCATCTTTATTTCTTTTCAAATAAAATAATTAAAGATATTTATGAAACCCAAAATAATATTCTTTGGTTTTCTGTTAAAAATGAAGGGATTTATTATAAAAATATTTCAAATGATAATTTTGATATTAATCAAAATTATCAAAATGTTAATAAAGTTTATTTAAAACAAAATAATCTTTTTATAGCTACTAATAATGGCTTATTTATAAACGATGAAGAAATAATATTTGATAAAATTATTGATTTTAAAGTTACTCATAATAAAATTATTGCATATAATAAAAATAAAATATATTTTATTGATCCAAATACTTTTTTAGTTACTCAAACAGAAATATTAAATGAAGAAATATTCTCTTTAGAAATTTATAAAAATACTCTTTTTTTATCTACTGAAAATAATTTATACCAAATAAATTTAATTACTAACGAATTTAAACCTTTAGATAAATATTTTCCTATTGATTCTATATTTACAGGAAAAAGAGTCTATTTAAACTTAAATATATCAAATCATTCTTTATTTATGATAGTTAAAAATGTCGGATTTGTTGAGTATGATATTTTAAAAAATAAATTTAAAATACACAATAAGTTAAAAGTTGGTAATAAAACTTATTTTATTAAAGATATTACTTCATATAATATAAAAAATAATTGTATATACTTCACTTCATTAAGTGCAGGTTTATTAAAATTAAATTTAAGTGATGATAAGTTATTTTTGATTTCTAAAAAAATTATTGGTGAAAAAATAAATGATATTTTATTTCTTAATAATAATATATGGCTTATTAATAATACAAATTTATTAAAATATAGTCTCTTTAATGATGAGCTTTTTACTTTTACATCTGAAGATGGATTATTAAATACTAGGTATAATCATTTATTTTATTATAAAAATACTTTATTCTTGTCTGGGGAAAATGGCTATATAAAATTTAATCCTATCAATATAATAATCAAAAATAATAAATCAAAAATAATTTTTAGAGAATTAAATTTATTAAATAGTAATCAAACTATTGACATAACTTATACTAAAGATATTACTATAACTAAAGCTAATAATAATTTTGAAATTTGTTTTGCTTTACTTGAGTATAAACAAAACAAAAATTATAATTATATGATAAAGTTAGAAGGTTATGATAAATCATGGAAATCTTTAGGTAATTATAATAAAGTAAAATATACTAACCTTCCTGCTGGTAAATATAAATTAAATATTACTTATATTGATAATAATGGTATTTTATCTAAAAATAGTTCATTTATTAATTTAACTATAAAATATCCATTTTATTATAATAAATACTTTATTTTATTTATAATTTTACTTACAATATTTATAATAATATATTTTATTAATTATTTTATTAAAATTAGAGAATTAAAAATTGAAAACAAATTATCTAATTTATCATTACTTCTCAGTACTTCCCTTGATTTAGATACTGTTATACACGATTTTTTAAAAAAATTATGTGAAACATTTAAGATGAATGAAAGTACTTTAATGTTAAATCTTGATGATAAATGTACTAAATTTGTATATAAATATTCTATTGATAAACTTTATAACACTTTATCTGATGAAAAAGTTATTCTTGATATTTTTGATAAAAATTTATCTCTTGAGAAATTAACAAATGGAGATAAAATATTTTATAAATCTTATATAGAATATAAAGGACTTCATATAGATTTTTTTATACCTGATAAATTTCGTGGTGCTTTAATTGTTCCATATAAAAATAAAAATGGGCAAAAAATATTAAAAAAACTTGAAAAAATACTAAAGCAAGCAATTATTAGTATAAACAATGCTACTTTATATAGAAATATATCTAAATTTGCAAACTATGATACTTTAACTAATATTTATAATAGAAGATATTTTATTGATATATTGTCTCATATATTAGAACAAACTAAACGTTATTCTCATAAACTAGCAATTGTTTTAATTGATATAGATTATTTTAAAAAAATAAACGATACTTATGGTCACGATATTGGTGATAAAGTTTTAGTAGAATTTTCAAAAGAAATACAAAATAATATAAGGAAATCTGACATATTTGCTAGATATGGCGGAGAAGAATTTATTTTAGCTCTTCCCGAAACAAATTTTAAAGAAGCTTTTAACTTAGCAGAGCGTCTAAAAAATAAAATCGAACAATTAAAAATAGAAGTTAATTCTACTACTAAAATATCATTTACTGCTAGTTTTGGGTTAGCAATGTATGTTAATGAAGAAAAGTTAGATGATATAATTAAAAAAGCTGATGTTGCATTATACAAAGCTAAAAATAGTGGACGAAATAATGTAAAATCATACAATGAAATATGTAATTTATTTTGA
- the pfkA gene encoding 6-phosphofructokinase — MKNIAILTSGGDAPGMNTAIRAVAKYAMSKGITVYGIKRGYAGMLNDEIFELTPKDLGGIIDRGGTFLLTARLPEFKNPEVRAEAVKNLKKREIEGLVVIGGDGSFHGADLLYKEHGIKVIGIPGTIDNDIAGTDYTIGFDTTLNIILDAISKIRDTATSHERTYLIEVMGRNAGDLALYSCLAGGGDGLLIPEKEFSIDDLAMQINKRREQGKLHDVILVAEGVGSAFEIAEKLKGKVKSEMRVTVLGHIQRGGTPSGLDRIIATKMGAHSVELLEEGKSGLMIGIESNKLVTYPISHAWESKKEIDIKDYELALTLGH; from the coding sequence TTGAAAAATATAGCTATATTAACTAGTGGTGGAGATGCCCCTGGTATGAATACTGCTATTAGAGCAGTTGCTAAATATGCAATGTCAAAAGGAATTACAGTATATGGCATTAAAAGAGGATATGCTGGAATGTTAAATGATGAAATTTTTGAACTTACTCCAAAAGATTTAGGTGGAATTATTGACCGTGGAGGAACTTTTCTTTTAACTGCTAGATTGCCTGAATTTAAAAATCCAGAAGTAAGAGCTGAAGCTGTAAAAAATCTTAAAAAAAGAGAAATTGAAGGATTAGTAGTTATTGGTGGAGATGGTTCTTTCCATGGAGCTGATTTATTATACAAAGAACATGGAATAAAAGTAATTGGTATTCCTGGTACTATCGATAATGATATTGCAGGTACTGATTATACAATAGGGTTTGATACTACTTTAAATATAATTTTAGATGCTATATCAAAAATTAGAGATACTGCTACTTCTCATGAAAGAACTTATTTAATTGAAGTAATGGGAAGAAATGCAGGAGATTTAGCTCTTTATTCATGTCTTGCTGGTGGTGGAGATGGATTATTAATACCTGAAAAAGAATTTTCTATTGATGACTTAGCTATGCAAATAAATAAAAGAAGAGAACAAGGTAAACTACATGACGTTATTTTAGTAGCTGAAGGTGTAGGTTCTGCTTTTGAAATAGCTGAAAAATTAAAAGGAAAAGTAAAAAGTGAAATGAGAGTAACTGTTCTTGGTCATATCCAAAGAGGTGGAACTCCTAGTGGATTAGATAGAATTATTGCTACAAAAATGGGCGCTCATTCAGTAGAATTATTAGAAGAAGGTAAAAGTGGTTTAATGATAGGAATTGAATCAAATAAATTAGTTACTTATCCTATATCTCATGCATGGGAATCTAAAAAAGAAATTGATATAAAAGACTATGAGTTAGCTTTAACTTTAGGTCATTAA
- the recR gene encoding recombination mediator RecR yields MIHSLENLIDQFNKLPGIGKKTATRLAFAILDMEIKEVEIFSNSLILAKKNIKKCSTCGNFSEDDICDICQNQKRDHSIICVVEDSKDIIAMERAKNYNGVYHVLHGKISPLNGINIDNLNIKKLIERVAKNDIKEVILALNPDLEGETTAMYINKLLKNFDITISKIASGIPMGGNIEYSDIATLSKALEGRIKI; encoded by the coding sequence ATGATACATTCTTTAGAAAACTTAATAGACCAGTTTAATAAACTTCCTGGGATAGGTAAAAAAACTGCTACTCGACTTGCTTTTGCAATACTTGATATGGAGATAAAAGAAGTTGAAATTTTTTCAAATTCACTTATTTTAGCTAAAAAAAATATAAAAAAATGTAGTACTTGCGGTAATTTTAGTGAAGATGATATATGTGATATTTGTCAAAATCAAAAAAGAGATCATAGTATTATATGTGTCGTAGAAGATAGTAAAGATATTATTGCTATGGAAAGAGCTAAAAATTATAATGGCGTATATCATGTATTACATGGTAAAATTTCTCCTCTAAATGGTATAAATATTGATAATTTAAATATAAAAAAATTGATTGAAAGAGTTGCTAAAAATGACATTAAAGAAGTTATTTTAGCACTAAATCCAGACCTTGAAGGTGAAACTACTGCTATGTATATAAATAAATTACTTAAAAATTTTGATATAACCATATCTAAAATAGCTAGTGGTATTCCTATGGGAGGAAATATTGAATATTCCGATATTGCTACACTTTCAAAAGCTTTAGAAGGACGAATCAAAATTTAA
- the pykF gene encoding pyruvate kinase PykF, which yields MKKTKMVCTIGPKSESKEMLTKLVNAGMNVMRLNFSHGDYEEHGARITTIREIMKETGKYVAVLLDTKGPEIRTIKLENSEDVILEAGQEFTITTDKTVVGNKNIVAVTYADFAKDLKAGDTILLDDGLIGLTVKETTDTEVKCVVNNTGELGENKGVNLPGVSVNLPALAEKDKADLKFGCEQGVDFVAASFIRKASDVKEVREILDANGGKNIKIISKIENQEGLDNFDEILELSDGIMVARGDLGVEIPVEEVPFAQKMMIEKCNEAGKIVITATQMLDSMIRNPRPTRAEAGDVANAILDGTDAVMLSGESAKGKYPELAVQTMAKICERTDKELEKFGPLYYEADTTLTEAVAKGAVEVAENLGAKAIFALTETGNTARNLRKSFPTAMIFAITTNEQTARQLMLTRGVYPFVVDSISSAEDFYKKGLEVAKKCDLLANGDIIVFTSGANTQEGTTNSIKIETLEK from the coding sequence ATGAAAAAAACAAAAATGGTTTGTACTATTGGACCAAAATCAGAATCAAAAGAAATGTTAACTAAATTAGTTAATGCAGGAATGAACGTAATGAGATTAAATTTCTCACATGGTGATTACGAAGAGCATGGTGCTAGAATTACTACAATTAGAGAAATAATGAAAGAAACTGGTAAATACGTTGCTGTATTACTAGATACTAAAGGTCCAGAAATCAGAACTATTAAATTAGAAAATAGTGAAGATGTTATATTAGAAGCTGGTCAAGAATTTACAATAACTACTGATAAAACTGTAGTAGGAAACAAAAATATAGTTGCTGTTACTTATGCTGATTTTGCAAAAGATTTAAAAGCTGGAGATACTATATTATTAGATGATGGTTTAATAGGATTAACTGTAAAAGAAACTACTGATACAGAAGTAAAATGTGTTGTAAATAATACTGGAGAATTAGGAGAAAATAAAGGAGTTAACTTACCAGGTGTATCAGTTAATTTACCAGCTCTTGCTGAAAAAGATAAAGCTGATTTAAAATTTGGTTGTGAACAAGGTGTAGATTTTGTTGCAGCTTCATTTATCAGAAAAGCTTCTGACGTAAAAGAAGTAAGAGAAATATTAGATGCAAATGGTGGAAAAAATATAAAAATAATTTCTAAAATAGAAAATCAAGAAGGATTAGATAACTTTGATGAAATCCTAGAATTATCAGATGGAATTATGGTAGCTAGAGGAGATTTAGGAGTAGAAATTCCTGTAGAAGAAGTTCCTTTTGCTCAAAAAATGATGATAGAAAAATGTAATGAAGCTGGTAAAATAGTAATTACAGCTACTCAAATGTTAGATTCTATGATAAGAAATCCTAGACCTACAAGAGCAGAAGCTGGAGACGTTGCCAATGCTATATTAGATGGTACAGATGCTGTAATGCTTTCTGGAGAATCTGCAAAAGGTAAATACCCTGAATTAGCTGTACAAACTATGGCTAAAATCTGTGAAAGAACTGATAAAGAATTAGAGAAATTTGGACCTTTATACTACGAAGCTGATACTACATTAACTGAAGCTGTTGCTAAAGGTGCTGTAGAAGTTGCTGAAAATCTAGGCGCTAAAGCTATATTTGCTTTAACTGAAACAGGAAATACAGCTAGAAACTTAAGAAAATCATTCCCAACTGCAATGATCTTTGCAATAACTACAAACGAACAAACAGCTAGACAATTAATGCTAACTAGAGGAGTTTATCCATTTGTTGTAGACTCAATTTCATCAGCTGAAGATTTCTATAAAAAAGGATTAGAAGTAGCTAAAAAATGTGATTTATTAGCAAATGGTGATATTATCGTATTTACTTCTGGTGCTAATACTCAAGAAGGAACCACAAATAGTATTAAAATAGAAACTTTAGAAAAATAA